The region CGCGCCAAAGGCAAAGCGCCGCTACACGAGGGGTGTCACCAGCGGCTCGCGTGCGGACTGGATGTCCGGGAATAGCGGCCCATAGCGCCGGAATGGTCCGGGTCAGGGTCATTGCCCCGTTCCAGCCGACTTTCCACCGATTGACAGCCTTCGTCCACGGTCCTAGCCCCCATCCACCATGGCCAGCGCCCCACTATCCGATGACAGCCGTTTCGGCCTCCGCCGTCAGGTCCGCCTGACCGGCCCCCTGCGGCTGGACAGCGGCGCGGCACTTGCGCCGGTGGATATCGCCTACGAAACCTATGGCCGGATGAATGAGGACAAGTCCAACGTCATCCTCATCTGCCACGCGCTGACCGGCGACCAATATGTGGCGTCCGATCATCCCGTAACCGGCAAGCCCGGCTGGTGGTGGCGCATGGTGGGGGATGGCAAGCCCGTCGATCCCGCGCGGCACTTCATCATCTGCGCCAACGTCATCGGCAGCTGCATGGGGTCCAGCGGACCCGCCAGCCCGGATCCCGCAACCGGCGAGCCCTATGCGATGCGTTTCCCGGTGCTGACCATCGCGGATATGGTGCGGGCGCAGGCGCTGCTGCTCGATCATCTGGGCGTCGATCGTCTGACGGCCGTCATTGGCGGCTCCATGGGTGGCATGCAGGCTTTGAGCTGGCCGACCATCTTTCCCGATCGCGTCGAAAGCTGCATCGTGATCGCATCGACGGCCCGCCACAGCGCGCAGAACATCGCCTTTCACGAAGTCGGGCGGCAGGCGATCATGGCCGATCCCAACTGGCGCGGCGGCGACTATTATGCCGACGCGCAGGTACCGAGCGCAGGCCTGGCCGTCGCGCGCATGGCCGCGCACATCACCTATCTGTCCGAAGCCGGTCTCACCGAAAAATTCGGCCGCCGCCTTCAGGGGCGGGACGCAAAGACCTTCGGCTTCGACGCCGATTTTCAGGTCGAAAGCTATCTGCGTCATCAGGGTTTGAGTTTTGTCGAGCGGTTCGACGCCAACTCCTATCTCTATATCACCCGCGCCATGGATTATTATGACATTGCGGAGGATCATGGTGGCAGCCTCGCCACTGCGTTCGCACCGTCCAGGGCACGCTTCTGCCTGGTCAGCTTCGACACCGACTGGCTCTATCCCACGGCGGAATCGCGGATCATCGTCCATGCGCTCAACGCCAGCGGGGCGCAGGCGAGCTTTGTCGAGCTGTCCAGCCCCTTCGGCCATGACGCCTTCCTGCTGGAATGCCCGGAACTGAACCGCGTTGTGGACGGCTTCCTGAAAGGCGGTCGCGCATGAGTGAGGCGCTGCGCCCCGACCTCGCGCTCATCGCCCGCACCGTCACGCCCGGCGCGCGCGTGCTGGACGTAGGCTGTGGCGACGGCGCGCTGATGGCTGCACTGCGTGATGCCAAGCAGGTTGATGCGCGCGGGTTGGAGATCGACGGCGATAATGTCGCCGCCGCCGTTGGCCGCGGCCTGTCAGTGGTGCAGGGCGACGCCGACACCGACCTTGCCTATTATCCCGACGCCAGCTTCGACTATGCAATCCTCAGCCAGACGCTCCAGACTACCCGCCGACCCGATCTGGTGGTTGAGGAACTGCTGCGGATCGGCCGTCAGGCATTCGTATCCTTCCCCAATTTCGCCCATTGGCGCGGTCGGCTGTCGCTGCTGTGGGGCGGTCGCATGCCGGTGACACGGTTGCTCCCCGACACATGGTACGACACGCTCAACATCCACCATGTGACCGTCGATGATTTCCGCGCTCTGGTGAAAGAGCGCGGCTGGACGATCGATGGCCAATGGTTTTTGAAGGGTGATAAGGAAACCACCCACGCGAACGCGAACCTGTTCGCCGAACACGCTGTGTTCCTCCTGCGCCGTTAGGCGAGAGGCCCTTACAAAAAGACCGCCGCATCGCCGGATCGCCATGCAGCCCTGCGCGTCATGGCCCGGTCAAACAGCGCCGATCCGATCAGTCCCCGCAGCCAGGCCTGCACCCGTGGCACGGGTTGCGCGTCAAACCACGCCTGGTCAGCGGCCGCAAACTGCCGGACAAAGGGGAAGATCGCCATGTCCGCCAAAGTTCTTCCTATGCCACACAGAAACGCACGGCTCTCCAGCTGCACTTCCAGTTCGCCTAGCCACGCCATCCCGGCCGCGCGATGTTCCAGCGGGTCGGACCCATAGCGCGCCGCATATTTGTAACGGTCGAGATGCTGCTTGAACGATCCATCATTGGCCGCGATCAGCGCGGCATCATCCCCCTCTAGCCAGCCCTCGGGATCATGCAGGCGAAGCGCCCAGCGCATGATGTCCAGGCTCTCGTCGATCACTTCTCCGCCGGACAGCGCCAGCACCGGCACAGTGCCTTTGGGCGACATGGCGAGCATCGAATCAGGCTTGTCGCGCAACAGGATTTCGCGCAACTCCACCTGCTGCCCGCTGACGATCAGCGCCATTCGCGCCCGCATGGCATAGGGGCAGCGGCGAAAGCTGTAGAGGATGGCGGTCATCTTAACGCCGCCAATGACTCAACGTTCTCTGGTGGCGCTGAACTTGACCTTTGGATGCCGTTCCTGCTGATAGGTCACGTCCCAAGCGCTCTTGGCCATGAAGACAAGGTTGCCGTCGCGGTCCCTGGCCATATTGGCGCCGTTGAACGACACCAGCTCCTTGACCGCCGCCTCATCCCCCGAAATCCAGCGCGCGGTATCGAAGGGTGAAGCCTCAAGCCCCGCCGCAACCTTATACTCGGCCTCCAGCCGCGAAATAAGAACGTCCAGCTGCAACTGGCCGACGACGCCGACCACCCAGCTGCTGCCAATCTCGGGATAGAAGACCTGGATCACGCCTTCTTCCGACAGGTCGTCCAGCGCCTTGCGCAACTGCTTGGTCTT is a window of Sphingobium sp. MI1205 DNA encoding:
- the metX gene encoding homoserine O-acetyltransferase MetX: MASAPLSDDSRFGLRRQVRLTGPLRLDSGAALAPVDIAYETYGRMNEDKSNVILICHALTGDQYVASDHPVTGKPGWWWRMVGDGKPVDPARHFIICANVIGSCMGSSGPASPDPATGEPYAMRFPVLTIADMVRAQALLLDHLGVDRLTAVIGGSMGGMQALSWPTIFPDRVESCIVIASTARHSAQNIAFHEVGRQAIMADPNWRGGDYYADAQVPSAGLAVARMAAHITYLSEAGLTEKFGRRLQGRDAKTFGFDADFQVESYLRHQGLSFVERFDANSYLYITRAMDYYDIAEDHGGSLATAFAPSRARFCLVSFDTDWLYPTAESRIIVHALNASGAQASFVELSSPFGHDAFLLECPELNRVVDGFLKGGRA
- the metW gene encoding methionine biosynthesis protein MetW; the encoded protein is MSEALRPDLALIARTVTPGARVLDVGCGDGALMAALRDAKQVDARGLEIDGDNVAAAVGRGLSVVQGDADTDLAYYPDASFDYAILSQTLQTTRRPDLVVEELLRIGRQAFVSFPNFAHWRGRLSLLWGGRMPVTRLLPDTWYDTLNIHHVTVDDFRALVKERGWTIDGQWFLKGDKETTHANANLFAEHAVFLLRR
- a CDS encoding glutathione S-transferase — translated: MTAILYSFRRCPYAMRARMALIVSGQQVELREILLRDKPDSMLAMSPKGTVPVLALSGGEVIDESLDIMRWALRLHDPEGWLEGDDAALIAANDGSFKQHLDRYKYAARYGSDPLEHRAAGMAWLGELEVQLESRAFLCGIGRTLADMAIFPFVRQFAAADQAWFDAQPVPRVQAWLRGLIGSALFDRAMTRRAAWRSGDAAVFL